A single Xiphias gladius isolate SHS-SW01 ecotype Sanya breed wild chromosome 18, ASM1685928v1, whole genome shotgun sequence DNA region contains:
- the LOC120803681 gene encoding uncharacterized protein LOC120803681 isoform X1, whose product MSWLFGWRKGSGSPPAEEQASAAPAEGAAGAPGGPGGNKPGDKWSNFDPTGLERAAKAARELDKSRHAKEALELARMQEQSVQLEHQSKVKEYEAALEQMKGEQIQLQGEERRKTLGEETKQNQARAHYQDKLARQRYDDQLRQQQFLAEDNLRKQEESVMKQEAMRKATIEHEIELRHKNDLLRVEAEAKARAQVERDNADLIREQIRLKAAEHRQTVLESIRTAGAVFGEGLRAFISDWDRLTATVAGLTLLAAGVYSARNATSVAGRYIEARLGKPSLVRETSRLTVAEAIKHPIKTAKRLRSRPQDALEGVVLSPALEERVRDIAITTRNTKQNRGLYRNILMYGPPGTGKTLFAKKLALHSGMDYAIMTGGDVAPMGRDGVTAMHKVFDWASTSRRGLLLFVDEADAFLRKRATEKISEDLRATLNAFLYRTGEQSNKFMLVLASNQPEQFDWAINDRIDEIVNFALPGLEERERLVRLYFDKFVLGPATTGRQRLKLAQFDYGQKCSDIAKQAEGMSGREISKLGVAWQAAAYSSEDGVLTEAMIASRVDDAIKQHGQKMDWLLMEAGVGVGKVGVLLPKETAAGIISQEAASLVPIEDTTPTVEVLPLLEVVSSAAQAEAAVGTPTLNEAEPVETIVETATAVPLVQEFEAIKDLTKEAVGTAVATDTVVPEVKDIVTEVKDCEGISASTAEETAVVSKEEPITDPVQETEATVVVKEETDVAVNLETTVSAVALEKEFDAVVSNVVQESEPTIAGLSQETVVQENKSAATSVDDVENEATRTAEEIASNAAEGAGIAHNVAQMTDSMANIVKEAEAIATDVAKVADAVATIAEEMEAVVTKEVEAMESDVVKNANEVVAETESETSEVTKEAKVVVTEVESKSMDTEVFKEVKPAMIETAAKEAEVIPTEEEPKETRTTATQLTTETETLATETVKDPLSAEIAAKEAQVLPTKEADTVPTEDMKWPETTEVAAREAEAKPVETVEEVETLVKEVSDEKDSAAIPNEADVNPTEVSKEAEVLPIKIIPTETSIKTEATASEVVKEAQTVAVDFAMETLTTGIVKQPLSTEIAAKEAQVLPTKEADSVSTEDVKLPETTEVAAREAEAKPVETLEEVETVVKEVSDEKDSAAVPKIETKVESVVSEPTEKLEILTTKKSAASQIPSTEEAEPSQTEKPLSNKQSGDANHKP is encoded by the exons ATGTCGTGGCTCTTCGGCTGGAGGAAGGGTTCCGGGTCGCCGCCGGCGGAGGAGCAGGCATCGGCTGCTCCCGCTGAAGGGGCCGCGGGAGCACCGGGAGGTCCGGGGGGGAACAAACCCGGAGACAAGTGGAGTAATTTTGACCCGACTGGGCTGGAGAGAGCTGCTAAAGCTGCAAGGGAGCTCGACAAATCAC GACACGCTAAGGAAGCGCTGGAGCTAGCTCGTATGCAGGAGCAAAGTGTACAACTGGAGCATCAGAGTAAAGTGAAA GAATATGAGGCGGCTTTGGAGCAGATGAAGGGCGAGCAGATCCAACTGCAGGGGGAGGAGAGGCGGAAAACACTGGGAGAGGAGACAAAGCAAAACCAAGCA AGGGCACATTATCAAGACAAACTTGCCAGACAGAGGTACGATGATCAGCTCAGGCAACAG CAATTCCTCGCTGAGGACAATCTTCGCAAGCAAGAGGAATCTGTTATGAAGCAAGAGGCTATGAGGAAAG ctACCATTGAACATGAAATAGAGCTGAGACACAAGAATGACCTGCTTCGAGTTGAAGCGGAGGCCAAAGCTCGCGCTCAGGTGGAACGGGACAATGCAGACCTGATTCGGGAACAGATCCGCCTGAAAGCTGCTGAACACCGACAAACTGTCCTTGAATCTATAAG GACGGCAGGAGCAGTGTTTGGGGAAGGATTGAGGGCCTTCATCTCTGACTGGGACCGACTCACTGCCACG gtcgcTGGGTTGACCCTGCTGGCAGCAGGAGTGTATTCCGCCAGGAATGCCACATCGGTGGCTGGGCGCTACATAGAGGCTCGTCTGGGCAAGCCCTCACTGGTCCGAGAGACCTCCAGGTTAACGGTTGCAGAGGCCATCAAACACCCGATCAAG ACAGCCAAGCGTCTGAGAAGCAGACCACAGGATGCCTTAGAGGGCGTGGTGCTCAGT CCAGCTCTGGAGGAACGTGTGAGGGACATTGCCATCACCACTCGTAACACCAAACAGAACAGAGGCCTGTACAGGAACATCCTGATGTATGGACCCCCTGGAACTGGAAAAACACTCTTCGCCAAG AAATTGGCTCTCCATTCAGGGATGGACTATGCCATCATGACTGGTGGGGATGTGGCACCCATGGGGCGCGATGGAGTCACTGCCATGCACAAGGTGTTTGACTGGGCCAGTACCAGCAGGCGAGG CCTCTTGCTGTTCGTAGATGAAGCTGATGCTTTCCTGCGTAAGCGAGCCACA GAGAAAATCAGCGAGGACCTCAGGGCTACCCTCAATGCATTCCTCTACCGCACCGGGGAGCAGAGCAACAA gTTCATGCTTGTGCTTGCTAGTAACCAGCCGGAACAGTTCGACTGGGCGATTAATGACCGCATCGATGAGATAGTAAACTTTGCATTACCAGGtctggaggagagggaaagattGGTGCGCCTGTATTTCGACAAATTTGTTCTGGGTCCTGCCACTACAGGGAGACA GAGATTAAAGTTGGCTCAGTTCGACTATGGACAGAAGTGTTCAGACATTGCAAAGCAAGCCGAGGGCATGTCCGGCCGTGAAATTTCTAAACTTGGTGTGGCCTGGCAG GCTGCCGCCTACTCTTCTGAAGATGGAGTTTTGACTGAAGCGATGATTGCCTCAAGAGTTGATGATGCCATCAAGCAGCATGGACAGAAAATGGACTGGCTGCTGATGGAAGCAGGTGTGGGGGTTGGCAAGGTCGGCGTACTCCTCCCCAAGGAGACGGCTGCAGGAATAATATCGCAGGAAGCTGCTTCCCTTGTACCAATTGAAGATACGACCCCAACCGTAGAAGTCCTTCCTCTCCTCGAGGTTGTGAGCAGCGCTGCCCAGGCAGAAGCAGCTGTAGGAACTCCAACTTTGAATGAAGCAGAACCAGTTGAAACCATTGTTGAGACAGCTACTGCTGTCCCATTAGTGCAGGAGTTCGAGGCCATCAAGGACCTGACTAAAGAGGCTGTAGGCACAGCTGTAGCTACAGACACTGTTGTACCTGAGGTGAAGGATATAGTCACTGAGGTTAAAGACTGTGAGGGCATATCAGCTTCCACCGCAGAAGAGACTGCTGTTGTGAGTAAAGAGGAGCCAATTACTGATCCAGTGCAAGAAACAGAGGCCACAGTAGTAGTCAAGGAAGAAACTGATGTTGCAGTAAACTTAGAAACGACAGTCTCTGCTGTTGCCCTGGAGAAGGAATTTGATGCTGTTGTCTCTAATGTTGTCCAGGAGTCAGAGCCTACAATAGCCGGACTCTCCCAGGAAACTGTTGTccaggaaaataaatcagcagccACCTCTGTTGATGATGTAGAAAACGAAGCCACTAGGACTGCTGAGGAAATAGCAAGTAATGCTGCAGAGGGGGCAGGTATTGCACACAATGTAGCTCAAATGACTGACTCCATGGCAAACATTGTAAAAGAGGCTGAAGCAATAGCAACTGATGTAGCTAAGGTGGCTGATGCTGTAGCAACCATCGCAGAAGAGATGGAGGCAGTAGTCACAAAGGAGGTTGAAGCGATGGAAAGTGATGTTGTCAAGAACGCAAATGAGGTTGTAGCGGAAACTGAGTCTGAAACGTCAGAGGTTACTAAAGAGGCTAAGGTGGTGGTGACAGAGGTGGAGTCAAAGAGTATGGATACAGAGGTTTTTAAGGAGGTCAAACCTGCGATGATTGAGACTGCTGCCAAGGAAGCTGAAGTCATCCCAACAGAGGAGGAACCCAAGGAGACACGGACTACTGCCACACAGTTGACCACAGAGACTGAGACTTTGGCTACAGAGACTGTGAAAGACCCTTTATCTGCAGAGATTGCTGCCAAGGAAGCACAAGTCCTACCAACCAAGGAGGCTGACACTGTGCCCACAGAAGACATGAAATGGCCTGAAACTACTGAGGTTGCTGCAAGGGAAGCTGAGGCAAAACCAGTAGAGACTGTAGAGGAGGTAGAGACACTAGTAAAAGAAGTGTCTGATGAGAAAGACTCAGCAGCTATTCCCAATGAAGCAGACGTCAACCCAACAGAGGTTTCCAAGGAAGCAGAAGTCCTACCAATTAAAATAATCCCAACAGAAACTTCCATAAAAACTGAAGCCACAGCTTCAGAGGTAGTAAAAGAGGCTCAGACAGTGGCTGTAGACTTTGCCATGGAGACGCTGACTACAGGGATTGTCAAACAGCCTTTATCTACAGAGATTGCTGCCAAGGAAGCACAAGTCCTACCAACCAAGGAGGCTGACTCTGTGTCCACAGAAGACGTGAAACTGCCCGAGACTACTGAGGTTGCTGCAAGGGAAGCTGAGGCAAAACCAGTAGAGACTTTAGAGGAGGTAGAAACAGTAGTAAAAGAAGTGTCTGATGAGAAGGACTCAGCAGCTGTTCCCAAAATAGAAACCAAGGTTGAGTCTGTCGTGTCAGAACCTACTGAGAAACTTGAGATTTTAACAACCAAGAAGTCAGCTGCCTCTCAGATTCCCAGCACTGAAGAGGCTGAACCTAGTCAAACTGAGAAGCCTCTTTCAAACAAACAGAGTGGAGATGCTAACCACAAACCATAA
- the LOC120803681 gene encoding uncharacterized protein LOC120803681 isoform X2, whose translation MCRGTCFLLFTVWGVFLPSACQARYIFALLVATVFTFLNSSYALYRHTDRQGHAKEALELARMQEQSVQLEHQSKVKEYEAALEQMKGEQIQLQGEERRKTLGEETKQNQARAHYQDKLARQRYDDQLRQQQFLAEDNLRKQEESVMKQEAMRKATIEHEIELRHKNDLLRVEAEAKARAQVERDNADLIREQIRLKAAEHRQTVLESIRTAGAVFGEGLRAFISDWDRLTATVAGLTLLAAGVYSARNATSVAGRYIEARLGKPSLVRETSRLTVAEAIKHPIKTAKRLRSRPQDALEGVVLSPALEERVRDIAITTRNTKQNRGLYRNILMYGPPGTGKTLFAKKLALHSGMDYAIMTGGDVAPMGRDGVTAMHKVFDWASTSRRGLLLFVDEADAFLRKRATEKISEDLRATLNAFLYRTGEQSNKFMLVLASNQPEQFDWAINDRIDEIVNFALPGLEERERLVRLYFDKFVLGPATTGRQRLKLAQFDYGQKCSDIAKQAEGMSGREISKLGVAWQAAAYSSEDGVLTEAMIASRVDDAIKQHGQKMDWLLMEAGVGVGKVGVLLPKETAAGIISQEAASLVPIEDTTPTVEVLPLLEVVSSAAQAEAAVGTPTLNEAEPVETIVETATAVPLVQEFEAIKDLTKEAVGTAVATDTVVPEVKDIVTEVKDCEGISASTAEETAVVSKEEPITDPVQETEATVVVKEETDVAVNLETTVSAVALEKEFDAVVSNVVQESEPTIAGLSQETVVQENKSAATSVDDVENEATRTAEEIASNAAEGAGIAHNVAQMTDSMANIVKEAEAIATDVAKVADAVATIAEEMEAVVTKEVEAMESDVVKNANEVVAETESETSEVTKEAKVVVTEVESKSMDTEVFKEVKPAMIETAAKEAEVIPTEEEPKETRTTATQLTTETETLATETVKDPLSAEIAAKEAQVLPTKEADTVPTEDMKWPETTEVAAREAEAKPVETVEEVETLVKEVSDEKDSAAIPNEADVNPTEVSKEAEVLPIKIIPTETSIKTEATASEVVKEAQTVAVDFAMETLTTGIVKQPLSTEIAAKEAQVLPTKEADSVSTEDVKLPETTEVAAREAEAKPVETLEEVETVVKEVSDEKDSAAVPKIETKVESVVSEPTEKLEILTTKKSAASQIPSTEEAEPSQTEKPLSNKQSGDANHKP comes from the exons ATGTGCAGAGGAACATGCTTCTTGCTGTTCACTGTGTGGGGGGTATTTTTACCCAGTGCATGTCAAGCACggtatatttttgctttattggtGGCCACTGTATTCACCTTTTTAAATTCCAGCTATGCTCTCTACAGACACACTGACCGACAGG GACACGCTAAGGAAGCGCTGGAGCTAGCTCGTATGCAGGAGCAAAGTGTACAACTGGAGCATCAGAGTAAAGTGAAA GAATATGAGGCGGCTTTGGAGCAGATGAAGGGCGAGCAGATCCAACTGCAGGGGGAGGAGAGGCGGAAAACACTGGGAGAGGAGACAAAGCAAAACCAAGCA AGGGCACATTATCAAGACAAACTTGCCAGACAGAGGTACGATGATCAGCTCAGGCAACAG CAATTCCTCGCTGAGGACAATCTTCGCAAGCAAGAGGAATCTGTTATGAAGCAAGAGGCTATGAGGAAAG ctACCATTGAACATGAAATAGAGCTGAGACACAAGAATGACCTGCTTCGAGTTGAAGCGGAGGCCAAAGCTCGCGCTCAGGTGGAACGGGACAATGCAGACCTGATTCGGGAACAGATCCGCCTGAAAGCTGCTGAACACCGACAAACTGTCCTTGAATCTATAAG GACGGCAGGAGCAGTGTTTGGGGAAGGATTGAGGGCCTTCATCTCTGACTGGGACCGACTCACTGCCACG gtcgcTGGGTTGACCCTGCTGGCAGCAGGAGTGTATTCCGCCAGGAATGCCACATCGGTGGCTGGGCGCTACATAGAGGCTCGTCTGGGCAAGCCCTCACTGGTCCGAGAGACCTCCAGGTTAACGGTTGCAGAGGCCATCAAACACCCGATCAAG ACAGCCAAGCGTCTGAGAAGCAGACCACAGGATGCCTTAGAGGGCGTGGTGCTCAGT CCAGCTCTGGAGGAACGTGTGAGGGACATTGCCATCACCACTCGTAACACCAAACAGAACAGAGGCCTGTACAGGAACATCCTGATGTATGGACCCCCTGGAACTGGAAAAACACTCTTCGCCAAG AAATTGGCTCTCCATTCAGGGATGGACTATGCCATCATGACTGGTGGGGATGTGGCACCCATGGGGCGCGATGGAGTCACTGCCATGCACAAGGTGTTTGACTGGGCCAGTACCAGCAGGCGAGG CCTCTTGCTGTTCGTAGATGAAGCTGATGCTTTCCTGCGTAAGCGAGCCACA GAGAAAATCAGCGAGGACCTCAGGGCTACCCTCAATGCATTCCTCTACCGCACCGGGGAGCAGAGCAACAA gTTCATGCTTGTGCTTGCTAGTAACCAGCCGGAACAGTTCGACTGGGCGATTAATGACCGCATCGATGAGATAGTAAACTTTGCATTACCAGGtctggaggagagggaaagattGGTGCGCCTGTATTTCGACAAATTTGTTCTGGGTCCTGCCACTACAGGGAGACA GAGATTAAAGTTGGCTCAGTTCGACTATGGACAGAAGTGTTCAGACATTGCAAAGCAAGCCGAGGGCATGTCCGGCCGTGAAATTTCTAAACTTGGTGTGGCCTGGCAG GCTGCCGCCTACTCTTCTGAAGATGGAGTTTTGACTGAAGCGATGATTGCCTCAAGAGTTGATGATGCCATCAAGCAGCATGGACAGAAAATGGACTGGCTGCTGATGGAAGCAGGTGTGGGGGTTGGCAAGGTCGGCGTACTCCTCCCCAAGGAGACGGCTGCAGGAATAATATCGCAGGAAGCTGCTTCCCTTGTACCAATTGAAGATACGACCCCAACCGTAGAAGTCCTTCCTCTCCTCGAGGTTGTGAGCAGCGCTGCCCAGGCAGAAGCAGCTGTAGGAACTCCAACTTTGAATGAAGCAGAACCAGTTGAAACCATTGTTGAGACAGCTACTGCTGTCCCATTAGTGCAGGAGTTCGAGGCCATCAAGGACCTGACTAAAGAGGCTGTAGGCACAGCTGTAGCTACAGACACTGTTGTACCTGAGGTGAAGGATATAGTCACTGAGGTTAAAGACTGTGAGGGCATATCAGCTTCCACCGCAGAAGAGACTGCTGTTGTGAGTAAAGAGGAGCCAATTACTGATCCAGTGCAAGAAACAGAGGCCACAGTAGTAGTCAAGGAAGAAACTGATGTTGCAGTAAACTTAGAAACGACAGTCTCTGCTGTTGCCCTGGAGAAGGAATTTGATGCTGTTGTCTCTAATGTTGTCCAGGAGTCAGAGCCTACAATAGCCGGACTCTCCCAGGAAACTGTTGTccaggaaaataaatcagcagccACCTCTGTTGATGATGTAGAAAACGAAGCCACTAGGACTGCTGAGGAAATAGCAAGTAATGCTGCAGAGGGGGCAGGTATTGCACACAATGTAGCTCAAATGACTGACTCCATGGCAAACATTGTAAAAGAGGCTGAAGCAATAGCAACTGATGTAGCTAAGGTGGCTGATGCTGTAGCAACCATCGCAGAAGAGATGGAGGCAGTAGTCACAAAGGAGGTTGAAGCGATGGAAAGTGATGTTGTCAAGAACGCAAATGAGGTTGTAGCGGAAACTGAGTCTGAAACGTCAGAGGTTACTAAAGAGGCTAAGGTGGTGGTGACAGAGGTGGAGTCAAAGAGTATGGATACAGAGGTTTTTAAGGAGGTCAAACCTGCGATGATTGAGACTGCTGCCAAGGAAGCTGAAGTCATCCCAACAGAGGAGGAACCCAAGGAGACACGGACTACTGCCACACAGTTGACCACAGAGACTGAGACTTTGGCTACAGAGACTGTGAAAGACCCTTTATCTGCAGAGATTGCTGCCAAGGAAGCACAAGTCCTACCAACCAAGGAGGCTGACACTGTGCCCACAGAAGACATGAAATGGCCTGAAACTACTGAGGTTGCTGCAAGGGAAGCTGAGGCAAAACCAGTAGAGACTGTAGAGGAGGTAGAGACACTAGTAAAAGAAGTGTCTGATGAGAAAGACTCAGCAGCTATTCCCAATGAAGCAGACGTCAACCCAACAGAGGTTTCCAAGGAAGCAGAAGTCCTACCAATTAAAATAATCCCAACAGAAACTTCCATAAAAACTGAAGCCACAGCTTCAGAGGTAGTAAAAGAGGCTCAGACAGTGGCTGTAGACTTTGCCATGGAGACGCTGACTACAGGGATTGTCAAACAGCCTTTATCTACAGAGATTGCTGCCAAGGAAGCACAAGTCCTACCAACCAAGGAGGCTGACTCTGTGTCCACAGAAGACGTGAAACTGCCCGAGACTACTGAGGTTGCTGCAAGGGAAGCTGAGGCAAAACCAGTAGAGACTTTAGAGGAGGTAGAAACAGTAGTAAAAGAAGTGTCTGATGAGAAGGACTCAGCAGCTGTTCCCAAAATAGAAACCAAGGTTGAGTCTGTCGTGTCAGAACCTACTGAGAAACTTGAGATTTTAACAACCAAGAAGTCAGCTGCCTCTCAGATTCCCAGCACTGAAGAGGCTGAACCTAGTCAAACTGAGAAGCCTCTTTCAAACAAACAGAGTGGAGATGCTAACCACAAACCATAA
- the LOC120803681 gene encoding neurofilament heavy polypeptide-like isoform X3 translates to MQEQSVQLEHQSKVKEYEAALEQMKGEQIQLQGEERRKTLGEETKQNQARAHYQDKLARQRYDDQLRQQQFLAEDNLRKQEESVMKQEAMRKATIEHEIELRHKNDLLRVEAEAKARAQVERDNADLIREQIRLKAAEHRQTVLESIRTAGAVFGEGLRAFISDWDRLTATVAGLTLLAAGVYSARNATSVAGRYIEARLGKPSLVRETSRLTVAEAIKHPIKTAKRLRSRPQDALEGVVLSPALEERVRDIAITTRNTKQNRGLYRNILMYGPPGTGKTLFAKKLALHSGMDYAIMTGGDVAPMGRDGVTAMHKVFDWASTSRRGLLLFVDEADAFLRKRATEKISEDLRATLNAFLYRTGEQSNKFMLVLASNQPEQFDWAINDRIDEIVNFALPGLEERERLVRLYFDKFVLGPATTGRQRLKLAQFDYGQKCSDIAKQAEGMSGREISKLGVAWQAAAYSSEDGVLTEAMIASRVDDAIKQHGQKMDWLLMEAGVGVGKVGVLLPKETAAGIISQEAASLVPIEDTTPTVEVLPLLEVVSSAAQAEAAVGTPTLNEAEPVETIVETATAVPLVQEFEAIKDLTKEAVGTAVATDTVVPEVKDIVTEVKDCEGISASTAEETAVVSKEEPITDPVQETEATVVVKEETDVAVNLETTVSAVALEKEFDAVVSNVVQESEPTIAGLSQETVVQENKSAATSVDDVENEATRTAEEIASNAAEGAGIAHNVAQMTDSMANIVKEAEAIATDVAKVADAVATIAEEMEAVVTKEVEAMESDVVKNANEVVAETESETSEVTKEAKVVVTEVESKSMDTEVFKEVKPAMIETAAKEAEVIPTEEEPKETRTTATQLTTETETLATETVKDPLSAEIAAKEAQVLPTKEADTVPTEDMKWPETTEVAAREAEAKPVETVEEVETLVKEVSDEKDSAAIPNEADVNPTEVSKEAEVLPIKIIPTETSIKTEATASEVVKEAQTVAVDFAMETLTTGIVKQPLSTEIAAKEAQVLPTKEADSVSTEDVKLPETTEVAAREAEAKPVETLEEVETVVKEVSDEKDSAAVPKIETKVESVVSEPTEKLEILTTKKSAASQIPSTEEAEPSQTEKPLSNKQSGDANHKP, encoded by the exons ATGCAGGAGCAAAGTGTACAACTGGAGCATCAGAGTAAAGTGAAA GAATATGAGGCGGCTTTGGAGCAGATGAAGGGCGAGCAGATCCAACTGCAGGGGGAGGAGAGGCGGAAAACACTGGGAGAGGAGACAAAGCAAAACCAAGCA AGGGCACATTATCAAGACAAACTTGCCAGACAGAGGTACGATGATCAGCTCAGGCAACAG CAATTCCTCGCTGAGGACAATCTTCGCAAGCAAGAGGAATCTGTTATGAAGCAAGAGGCTATGAGGAAAG ctACCATTGAACATGAAATAGAGCTGAGACACAAGAATGACCTGCTTCGAGTTGAAGCGGAGGCCAAAGCTCGCGCTCAGGTGGAACGGGACAATGCAGACCTGATTCGGGAACAGATCCGCCTGAAAGCTGCTGAACACCGACAAACTGTCCTTGAATCTATAAG GACGGCAGGAGCAGTGTTTGGGGAAGGATTGAGGGCCTTCATCTCTGACTGGGACCGACTCACTGCCACG gtcgcTGGGTTGACCCTGCTGGCAGCAGGAGTGTATTCCGCCAGGAATGCCACATCGGTGGCTGGGCGCTACATAGAGGCTCGTCTGGGCAAGCCCTCACTGGTCCGAGAGACCTCCAGGTTAACGGTTGCAGAGGCCATCAAACACCCGATCAAG ACAGCCAAGCGTCTGAGAAGCAGACCACAGGATGCCTTAGAGGGCGTGGTGCTCAGT CCAGCTCTGGAGGAACGTGTGAGGGACATTGCCATCACCACTCGTAACACCAAACAGAACAGAGGCCTGTACAGGAACATCCTGATGTATGGACCCCCTGGAACTGGAAAAACACTCTTCGCCAAG AAATTGGCTCTCCATTCAGGGATGGACTATGCCATCATGACTGGTGGGGATGTGGCACCCATGGGGCGCGATGGAGTCACTGCCATGCACAAGGTGTTTGACTGGGCCAGTACCAGCAGGCGAGG CCTCTTGCTGTTCGTAGATGAAGCTGATGCTTTCCTGCGTAAGCGAGCCACA GAGAAAATCAGCGAGGACCTCAGGGCTACCCTCAATGCATTCCTCTACCGCACCGGGGAGCAGAGCAACAA gTTCATGCTTGTGCTTGCTAGTAACCAGCCGGAACAGTTCGACTGGGCGATTAATGACCGCATCGATGAGATAGTAAACTTTGCATTACCAGGtctggaggagagggaaagattGGTGCGCCTGTATTTCGACAAATTTGTTCTGGGTCCTGCCACTACAGGGAGACA GAGATTAAAGTTGGCTCAGTTCGACTATGGACAGAAGTGTTCAGACATTGCAAAGCAAGCCGAGGGCATGTCCGGCCGTGAAATTTCTAAACTTGGTGTGGCCTGGCAG GCTGCCGCCTACTCTTCTGAAGATGGAGTTTTGACTGAAGCGATGATTGCCTCAAGAGTTGATGATGCCATCAAGCAGCATGGACAGAAAATGGACTGGCTGCTGATGGAAGCAGGTGTGGGGGTTGGCAAGGTCGGCGTACTCCTCCCCAAGGAGACGGCTGCAGGAATAATATCGCAGGAAGCTGCTTCCCTTGTACCAATTGAAGATACGACCCCAACCGTAGAAGTCCTTCCTCTCCTCGAGGTTGTGAGCAGCGCTGCCCAGGCAGAAGCAGCTGTAGGAACTCCAACTTTGAATGAAGCAGAACCAGTTGAAACCATTGTTGAGACAGCTACTGCTGTCCCATTAGTGCAGGAGTTCGAGGCCATCAAGGACCTGACTAAAGAGGCTGTAGGCACAGCTGTAGCTACAGACACTGTTGTACCTGAGGTGAAGGATATAGTCACTGAGGTTAAAGACTGTGAGGGCATATCAGCTTCCACCGCAGAAGAGACTGCTGTTGTGAGTAAAGAGGAGCCAATTACTGATCCAGTGCAAGAAACAGAGGCCACAGTAGTAGTCAAGGAAGAAACTGATGTTGCAGTAAACTTAGAAACGACAGTCTCTGCTGTTGCCCTGGAGAAGGAATTTGATGCTGTTGTCTCTAATGTTGTCCAGGAGTCAGAGCCTACAATAGCCGGACTCTCCCAGGAAACTGTTGTccaggaaaataaatcagcagccACCTCTGTTGATGATGTAGAAAACGAAGCCACTAGGACTGCTGAGGAAATAGCAAGTAATGCTGCAGAGGGGGCAGGTATTGCACACAATGTAGCTCAAATGACTGACTCCATGGCAAACATTGTAAAAGAGGCTGAAGCAATAGCAACTGATGTAGCTAAGGTGGCTGATGCTGTAGCAACCATCGCAGAAGAGATGGAGGCAGTAGTCACAAAGGAGGTTGAAGCGATGGAAAGTGATGTTGTCAAGAACGCAAATGAGGTTGTAGCGGAAACTGAGTCTGAAACGTCAGAGGTTACTAAAGAGGCTAAGGTGGTGGTGACAGAGGTGGAGTCAAAGAGTATGGATACAGAGGTTTTTAAGGAGGTCAAACCTGCGATGATTGAGACTGCTGCCAAGGAAGCTGAAGTCATCCCAACAGAGGAGGAACCCAAGGAGACACGGACTACTGCCACACAGTTGACCACAGAGACTGAGACTTTGGCTACAGAGACTGTGAAAGACCCTTTATCTGCAGAGATTGCTGCCAAGGAAGCACAAGTCCTACCAACCAAGGAGGCTGACACTGTGCCCACAGAAGACATGAAATGGCCTGAAACTACTGAGGTTGCTGCAAGGGAAGCTGAGGCAAAACCAGTAGAGACTGTAGAGGAGGTAGAGACACTAGTAAAAGAAGTGTCTGATGAGAAAGACTCAGCAGCTATTCCCAATGAAGCAGACGTCAACCCAACAGAGGTTTCCAAGGAAGCAGAAGTCCTACCAATTAAAATAATCCCAACAGAAACTTCCATAAAAACTGAAGCCACAGCTTCAGAGGTAGTAAAAGAGGCTCAGACAGTGGCTGTAGACTTTGCCATGGAGACGCTGACTACAGGGATTGTCAAACAGCCTTTATCTACAGAGATTGCTGCCAAGGAAGCACAAGTCCTACCAACCAAGGAGGCTGACTCTGTGTCCACAGAAGACGTGAAACTGCCCGAGACTACTGAGGTTGCTGCAAGGGAAGCTGAGGCAAAACCAGTAGAGACTTTAGAGGAGGTAGAAACAGTAGTAAAAGAAGTGTCTGATGAGAAGGACTCAGCAGCTGTTCCCAAAATAGAAACCAAGGTTGAGTCTGTCGTGTCAGAACCTACTGAGAAACTTGAGATTTTAACAACCAAGAAGTCAGCTGCCTCTCAGATTCCCAGCACTGAAGAGGCTGAACCTAGTCAAACTGAGAAGCCTCTTTCAAACAAACAGAGTGGAGATGCTAACCACAAACCATAA